A region of Malaciobacter marinus DNA encodes the following proteins:
- the purN gene encoding phosphoribosylglycinamide formyltransferase codes for MKKIGILSSHNGSGFDYIQKACEDKILNAQVVVIISNNSDANVLKKASSKNIPNYIINSKKYDDTDEEITNLLKKYKCDYIFLSGYMKKIESKLLKEFENKIINTHPSLLPKFGGKGMYGRNVHEAVLKANEKISGVTLHYVSKDYDEGEFILQNSLKLNENETIESLEDRIKALEKRTIIEGLKKIIL; via the coding sequence ATGAAAAAAATAGGAATTCTTTCATCTCATAATGGTAGTGGTTTTGATTATATTCAAAAAGCATGTGAAGATAAAATTTTAAATGCACAAGTTGTTGTAATTATTTCAAATAATAGTGATGCAAATGTTTTAAAAAAAGCAAGTAGTAAAAATATTCCAAATTATATAATAAATTCAAAAAAATATGATGACACTGATGAAGAAATTACAAATTTACTTAAAAAGTATAAATGTGATTATATATTTTTATCTGGATATATGAAAAAGATTGAATCAAAACTATTAAAAGAGTTTGAAAATAAGATAATAAATACACATCCATCACTTTTACCAAAGTTTGGAGGAAAAGGGATGTATGGAAGAAATGTTCATGAAGCAGTTTTAAAAGCAAATGAAAAAATTTCAGGTGTCACTTTACACTATGTAAGCAAAGATTATGATGAAGGAGAATTTATTTTACAAAACTCTTTAAAGCTTAATGAAAATGAAACTATTGAGTCACTTGAAGATAGAATTAAAGCTCTTGAAAAAAGAACTATTATTGAAGGATTGAAAAAAATAATATTATAG